The Candidatus Methanoperedens sp. genomic interval CGGCCATCCGTTATCTCTCATATTATACTGCAATATCCGATACCCGGATGTCGGTACTGTAAAAACCTGGATTGAAGGAATGGCTTTGAACTTCATGACCTGTTCGGGATCGATACCAGTAGATGTAATATCGCCTGCTTCCATTGCTGCATGACGTGCAGCCGATGTCCCGAATATCTTGACTACATATTCTTCAAAATACGGCTCACCATGTTGTTTTCCCAGGTAATAATCAGGATTTCGTTCCATCACGATCTTGTCATTTCGTATCCATTCCTTGTACCGGTAAGGGCCAAGATTTCCTGTATAAGACAGGTTATTTAGTTCAGGAGCCTGGGTGAACGCCTTAACATCACCTTCATATTTTGAGACAATGTGTTTCGGGTATACAAGCAGGTCGGTTACAGTGTACAGGAACTCAGGATCAACGGTCTTCCTGTGGATTGTGAGAGTGGTTTCGTTCTCTGTCACGGGTTCTACGTAGACGCTCTTACCGTCAACCTCTTCCATCCAGTCTCCCGCATAGGTATATGCCATCCAGTCGGAAAACATCAGGTTTTTCATGGTGTAAACAAAATCATCTGTTGTAACAGGCTTGCCATCGCTCCAGAAAAGGTCATCGCGGATTGTGACAGTATAGGATAATCCATCTTCAGATGCCTGAATTTCATTTTTTAGCCAGCGATTAACAATATTGAACTTGTTGTCATAAGTTATCAAACCATCAAGTGCAAGCCCGATATATCCAAGGGAGGTAGCATCTGCGGCAAGGATCCAGTTGAGAGTTTCGGCATCGGCTCCTGATGCGCCGTCTATGAAAGTCCCGCCCAGTTTGGACGTAGCTGCCGTTGAATTCTTTGATTCGACATTTTTTGCCCCAAGACACCCTGAAAGCCCTGTGCCTGCGGCAAGGAGCGCTGCCTTCCCGCACATGCTCATGAATCTGCGCCTGCTGATCATCCGGTTGTAAATTATAAAATCACCATTTGTTCTGGGAGTCGAATATGTCTCACAATATATAAATCTCACGCATATTTACTGCATTGTCGCAGGAACTCATCAAATGAATTCGAAGCCGGATGCGTATGCATGTAACTTGCCATTGTATTATGCTCCATCAAACCATCCCGCCCTTCAATAATCCCCTTCCCGCGCCTCAATTTATACACAAAACGCGCATCTCGGTCGCATTCCGTTACGGAATAATGGAACTCATGCCCCCTTATTATTTTGCCTTTTTTCGCCACCGGAGAATCAATAACAGATTCAGCTTCGGTATAACCCAACGCCTGGAGCTTCCCTGTCATCCTTGAATTTGCGCCAAAGACTCCTGCCATTTTATAAGTCTTATCGGTTTCGAGGCTTTTACATAAATATAAAAGCGCGCCACATTCACCATATACGGGCATCCCGTCTTCTGCTGCTTTTTTTATCTCGTGGCGTGTGCCTGAGGCTTCAAGTTCCTTCGCAAATAATTCAGGATACCCTCCTCCAAGGTAGAGTCCATCGACTTCCGGCAGCGTATCGTTCATTGGACTGAAAAAGATAAGCTCTGCTCCCGATCTTTTAAGTGCATCAAATGTATCCTGGTAATAGAAGCAGAAGGCGTTGTCATTTGCAATGCCTATTTTCACATTGAATTTTGCATCTGATTCCTTAAAATCAATATCATGTGCTCTAAAGTTCCCTGCAATTGTTTTCACTGAATCCAGATCGATATGCTGTTCAATAAAATTGGCAAGTTCCGATGTTTTCGGATCATTTTCACCGGCCATATGAAGGCCGAGATGCCGGGATGGGATTGATAATTCTTTGTTTCCTGGAAGCGCGCCGATAACAGGTATTTTGATCCCTGCGCTGTGCAGCGAATCCCTGATGAGATTAACATGCCTGTCGCTTCCTGTATTATTGAGTATTATTCCCTGGATGTTGACACTGCGGTCAAATTCAGAGAAACCTTTTATAATAGCAGCAATGCTTCGCGATACTCCGTGCGCATTAATAACAAGTAGAACCGGCACATCCAGGATCTTTGCAATATGGGCAGAACTTGCGATCTCGGTTGAATCGAGGCCGTCAAATAAGCCCATGACACCTTCAATTATGCAATATTCAGCACCCCTGGATGCGCGCGCGAATGTTTCCAGCACACCTCTTTCTCCCATCATGAAGCTGTCAAGATTCCTCGATTGTCGGCCGCAAATCTGCGTATGATGCCCCGGGTCGATAAAATCAGGACCGACCTTGAAAGGCTGTACTATGTGATTTTTGCCAAGGGCAGCCATAAGACCTGTTGCGACCGTGGTTTTTCCCACGCCACTGGCGGTCCCTGCGATCAAAAGCGCCCTTGTTTTATCTATCATAAATATAAAATAATGAAGATAGACAATTTTCTAAAGTCCCATTCCCCACAAAATCCGGGTGTACACCATATTTCCTCATAGCATCAGCAGTTTTTGGCCCAATCGCAATTGATTTGATTTTTTTCCCATTTCCGGGTTTGAATCCTGAAAGCTCAAAAGATTTCGCGCTTGTAAATATCACCGCATCAACATCATTTAATACTTCAAGAATACTGTTCCCGGCAGGCTCTAACCGATATGCTGGGGCTTCAATAGCCACTGCGCCTTTTGACTCCAGTGATCCTATCAATTCAGGATTCGGAACTTCTGCACGCGCGATGCCTATGGTTTTGCCTTTTATTTCGCCCAGGTAACCAGCGAAATTCTCCGAGGAGAACTTTTCAATGATCTCACTCTTCAATCCGTACTCTTCCACTTTCTTTGCAGTTTTAGGCCCCACGCTTACGATTCTTATTTTTTTCCCGGGCTTTACATTATCGAGGAGTTTCTCAGCGCCAAGTGAGCTTGTGAGAATAAGAATATCTATCTTCTCTTTCGATATCATATCGCACAACCTTAAAAGCGGTTCAGGGTCGGAGGGGGCAGCAGCACGCATCGTTGATACTATTACTGCTTCATGGCCATAGCTCCTGAATAGTTCATGGACACCTTCGGATTTTTCTTCAAGTTTAGTTACTGCGATTTTCACAAAGCTAAAATCACACTTGAAAACATAACCCTTTTGTTTAAGAGATGCTTTCAGGAGAAATCCATGGACATCTCCCTGACAATCCTGATCATATCAATAATGTTCGGCTTCCTGCTTGGTATCATAACAGGCCTTACCCCGGGGATACATGTAAATAATTTCGCCTTAATACTTGTTGCGATATCGCCTTTTCTTTCAGGGATCGGGTTTGCTCCATTCTACATTGCCGTAATAATCCTTTCAAATTCGATAGCTCATACCTTTCTGGACATAATTCCCTCAATTTTTCTTGGCGCTCCTGAAGCAGATACTGCCCTTGCCGTGCTCCCCGGTCATGCGCTCCTCATGGAGGGAAGAGGCGCTGAGGCAATACGCCTTTCTGCCATAGGCAGCGCCGGGGCGGTCATCGTATCTTTGATAATGGCAATCCCAATGGCTTTTTTCTTTCTGGAAATATATGGAATGATCAACGCTTACATCGGGTGGATCCTTATTTTGATTGTAGTACTGATGATAGCCACAGAGAATGGGGAATACGTGGAAGGCCAGGGGTCGCTTGTGCATCTTAAATTCAAGTTTTATGCAATTCTTCTTTTCTTTATTTCCGGGTTCCTTGGCATATTTGCATTTGACAACGCAGTATTGATGCAGCCCCTTGTTAAATTTGGCGAGCCCTCAATTCTTTTACCCCTTCTTTCGGGATTATTCGGTGCTTCCATGCTCGTTATTAGCCTCATGACAAAATCCGAATTGCCGCCTCAGCAGAAGAACTGCATGTTCGTGCTTCCCGGAAAAAGAATTATCAGGGGGATGGTGTCAGGGACAGCAGCAGGCTCTTTTGTGGCATGGCTTCCTGGTGTATCATCAGCGGTAGGGACACTTCTTGCGAGGCTCTTTGTCCGCGAGGAAAGGGATAGCATGTCATCAAAAGAATTCATGGTTTCAATAAGCAGCGCCAATACAGCAAATGCGATTTTCAGCCTTATTGCCCTGTTCATTATTGGAAAAGCAAGAAGTGGTGCAATGGTCGCGATCGACCAGCTCGTGGATGTCAGCGAATGGGATTATTCGATCATTATCCTCCTGTTGATCGTCATAATCTTTGTTTCTGTAATTTCATATTTTACAACGATCTATCTTGGCGGCAGGATTTCGGGCTTCCTTTCAAGGATCAATTATTCTAAATTGTGTGCAACTGTGTTGGCGGGACTGGCAATTATGGTATTTGTGTTCACAGGCTGGTTCGGGTTTATCATATTTTTGATCTCCACGCCTGTTGGAATGATAGCATCGTATGCAAAGATAAGGAAAATAAACGCAATGGGGGTCATAATGCTGCCTGTGATATTGTATTTTATATGATGAATAGAATTTTATCTATTAGCATGATTCCTTTTAATCAATCTTTTTTATAAATCCAAGCCCAAATGATGGTTTAGGGCCAGCACCTATGAGTAAACCAATGCGGAGTAATTGAATTGCATTCTCATCTATTTTCTGAATGGAGTATTCAGCAGTTCCTGTATATGTAAAGAAGTCCCTTTTACCTTCCCTTTGCGATCTGCTCTTAATGTTATGAAAATGGACACTTGAAGATTTTATGGATGCGCTGCATTCAAAATCAGGAATCTTTGCGCCTTCACCATATTCATTAACGTAAAGAATCAGTCGCTGGCGAATCATACCAAGTAGCTTATCCAATCCAGGCGGGAATTTTCCGGTCTTAACCATAATGGGTGCCTCAAAGCCGATGGAAAGGCTGTCAGTAGCAGAAACGCCATCACTGGCATAATCAGCCAGATCAACTGTTCTCATCGCACCGATATTTATCGTATTGCCATCATAAACAACATCTCCGGAGAAGCTGCATCTCATTTCATCCAGCCTGAACTTATTAATGTCATAGTGTCTCTCAGAACCGATGCCGCTCTGCCCGAGCATGGAGAGCCCAAGTGCCACATGGGGAAGGAAACGGGTAAACCTGCCAAACAGAAGAATACCCACATCGAGGAAACCGTTCTCTTCAACGGTGAAACTTTTCCCGAAAAAAGGAGGAATAAAAACAATTGGTTTGGGAGGAGCGCCGTAACCCACCTTAGAGTCTTTCTTCATATGCGTATAATAAAAGATGCAGTCCTCCCTGGCATCGCAGGAATAGCAGTCCCTCTTTAAATCAGGGCAGCAGGCGCGGCGCAGGTGTATGCCGAAGCCGCCCCGAAAGGTGTTGCCCATCCAGTAGGGGAAGGTGACCGAAGTGGGGAAGGAGAGGCGGGCGGTGAGTTTGGCGAGGGGGAGCATATCTAAATCGTACCAACCAGAGGTGCAATACTCTTATCCCATTTATTTTCACAAAGCTTTACCAATTCAGCATCAAAGTTTGCACCATCAATAGAAAGCACATCAATTTCTTCAAATAATTCAATATCTGCTTTTCTGATCGATTTATCTGACACAACAGGTACAAAAGGGAGTAAAACTCTCCAGTATTGTTGCGTCCTGTGATCTATCGTTTTGCCAAATTTGTATCGCAACGGGAGCACATATGGGAATCCCATACCTTCACGTGCCAGTCCGAAAAGCAGCTTTTTACTTTTTGTTTTTATAACTTCATGTTCTGATATTTTTCTGATAGTTACCGAAAATTGGTTTGTAGTCAACAGAACAACATCCCCTACCCGTTGCCTCAAACTTGAAATATATTCAGCAGCAAGCTCACCAGGTACAAGCAGATAGGAATTTATCAAATTTGTATGAGCAACCTCTATTTCGTGCCTGTCTCCTACAATATCATCTTTGCCTTTTATTTTCACAATTCTTTGCATTTCAAGACTCAGCCCAACATCGCTTGATGGAAAACCTCCTAAAGCTATAAATTGTTTAAAAGTTGTTTTATGCGAACTTGTATTTAACAGATTTTGAACGATTCCGAATAAAACGGTTGGTGGGATCACAGGATAGGTTCGTTCTATCCTGTATGTCGCAGGGTTGCGAATATGCCATCCGATGGCAGGGTCAAGAATCATTTTAATTGCTTTCATTCTCAGAATCCCCGCTCGATACAGGCTTTTCTGACTTATCAGATTTTTTGGGTTTGACTTTGCTGATGGATTTTATTGTTTTTGATTTGATATGGCCTTTTGTACTCAAATATTGCAGTACTTCTGCGCCCTCTTTTATATCAATAGTGTTTACATCACCCTGTTTTAACAGAGATTTGAGCGCATTGGCTTTTGCTTTTAGATCATCCTTTGTCTTTTC includes:
- a CDS encoding ABC transporter substrate-binding protein, producing the protein MRFIYCETYSTPRTNGDFIIYNRMISRRRFMSMCGKAALLAAGTGLSGCLGAKNVESKNSTAATSKLGGTFIDGASGADAETLNWILAADATSLGYIGLALDGLITYDNKFNIVNRWLKNEIQASEDGLSYTVTIRDDLFWSDGKPVTTDDFVYTMKNLMFSDWMAYTYAGDWMEEVDGKSVYVEPVTENETTLTIHRKTVDPEFLYTVTDLLVYPKHIVSKYEGDVKAFTQAPELNNLSYTGNLGPYRYKEWIRNDKIVMERNPDYYLGKQHGEPYFEEYVVKIFGTSAARHAAMEAGDITSTGIDPEQVMKFKAIPSIQVFTVPTSGYRILQYNMRDNGWPGLREKKVRQALSMAISKEKIIQQILLGFGEPAFSFIPKVSPWYDEAGLSMFGVGTLYDKNGAKQLMKEAGYGIEKNGEIQVIDKKGGKIKLNFVTITGSAVHESMAYLIKQELGDIGIDVEIKFVPWETILRKYYMNKVPGSDQPERNNNGLRAVSEEPWDLIYAGQVTDPLQPSGTEIFFVTDGGLNTYGYSNPQVDALFKKVRSKEALDKDARKKIYAELSKIISDDQPLDFLAYPAANMAFSAKVKGIEPGISMSYNYQEWYFG
- the cobB gene encoding hydrogenobyrinic acid a,c-diamide synthase (glutamine-hydrolyzing) translates to MIDKTRALLIAGTASGVGKTTVATGLMAALGKNHIVQPFKVGPDFIDPGHHTQICGRQSRNLDSFMMGERGVLETFARASRGAEYCIIEGVMGLFDGLDSTEIASSAHIAKILDVPVLLVINAHGVSRSIAAIIKGFSEFDRSVNIQGIILNNTGSDRHVNLIRDSLHSAGIKIPVIGALPGNKELSIPSRHLGLHMAGENDPKTSELANFIEQHIDLDSVKTIAGNFRAHDIDFKESDAKFNVKIGIANDNAFCFYYQDTFDALKRSGAELIFFSPMNDTLPEVDGLYLGGGYPELFAKELEASGTRHEIKKAAEDGMPVYGECGALLYLCKSLETDKTYKMAGVFGANSRMTGKLQALGYTEAESVIDSPVAKKGKIIRGHEFHYSVTECDRDARFVYKLRRGKGIIEGRDGLMEHNTMASYMHTHPASNSFDEFLRQCSKYA
- a CDS encoding uroporphyrinogen-III synthase, yielding MKASLKQKGYVFKCDFSFVKIAVTKLEEKSEGVHELFRSYGHEAVIVSTMRAAAPSDPEPLLRLCDMISKEKIDILILTSSLGAEKLLDNVKPGKKIRIVSVGPKTAKKVEEYGLKSEIIEKFSSENFAGYLGEIKGKTIGIARAEVPNPELIGSLESKGAVAIEAPAYRLEPAGNSILEVLNDVDAVIFTSAKSFELSGFKPGNGKKIKSIAIGPKTADAMRKYGVHPDFVGNGTLENCLSSLFYIYDR